Sequence from the bacterium genome:
TAGTGGTAGAAGGTCCCCAAGCAGAGAACAACTTATGCGACTATTTGAAGCATCTAAGTCTATATATTACGACGAGTTGGCTGTTCCCAATACCTCTATTGAGGATATAGACCTTAAATATGTTGAAAGGTTTATAAAGAAATCTTTTGGCTGTGGAATTGGAGATTTTGGAATAAGGACTGACGACCTCTTAAAAAATATGAAAATATTAACCCCTTATGAAAGGGATATGGTTACTACTATTGGAGGATTGCTTTTCTTTGGAAAGCATCCGGAATATCAGTTTCCCTACTGTAAGATAACGATAGTGCGGTTTTACGGTAATGACATTGGCGAAACCTTTGATAAGAAGGATATAGAAGGAATACTTATTGAGCAGATTGAAAGGACAGAGAGAATCTTAAAGGATTATTTAAGAGCCGAAACAAAGATAGAGGGTTTTAAAAAGGAAGAACCTCGATTTGAAATCCCAATTGAAGCCTTAAGAGAAGCGGTCATAAATGCCATTGCCCATCGAAATTATCAACTGCCGTCCCAGAACAGGATATTCATCTTTGACAATAGAATAGAGATAAAAAGCCCGGGCAAACTCCCTAATTCAGTTACTATTGATAATATTAAGTTAGGATTCCCTCTCCATCGGAATCCCCTTATCGTTTCCTTGTTAGCTAAAGAGCACAGGATGACAGAGATTGGAACTGGTATTCCCAGGATGATTAGGCTTGTAAAAGAACAGACCGGCAAAGAGCCTGATTTTGAAGAAAGGGAGCAAGAGTTTATTATCAGAATCTGGAGGCCAGATTCAGGATAGACTTGCCTGATAATTGCATGAGTTTGAAAATAGTAAGGAGTGGCTATGAAAGAGGAATACAGTATCAAAGTTAAAGATCTGCCAGAAGAAGAAAAGCCAAGAGAGAAACTGAAGAAGTATGGTCCTAATGTCTTGAAGAACTATGAGCTTTTATCTATTATCCTTGGTAAAGGAACAATAAAAGAAGATGTCTTTGGAATTGCTAAGAGGGTAATTGATGAATATGGCTCAAGGGCTATAACTACAGAGGCAGATGTGGAAAAGGTAAAGAAAATTTTGGAGATAGGTGATGTCCATGCTTGCCAAGTAGTAGCCTGTTTTGAATTGGGCAGGAGATTTTTTAGCCAAACAAAAGAGGTTTATATCCGGACACCAGAGGATGCTTTTAAATATCTGAGTGAGATGAAAAAATTGGCATTGTCTCATTTCGGTCAGAAACAGCCCTAAAAAGTGGTAACAGTTTTGGCCGAAGAGACAATACGCCCCTTGTATTTTGAAGGTTGTTTTTTAGACCTTCTGGTGTTACTATACTTTTGC
This genomic interval carries:
- a CDS encoding RNA-binding domain-containing protein; amino-acid sequence: MMNKIELLEIIKKGEDSFTEFKEEKAHPDDLAAGIVAFANTEGGNLIIGVSDDGEILGVTDIDKMMQRIDNICANNCEPTIDSTSEKIIIDDKKILVVRIPKGPQRPYKTNKDIYYIRTSSGRRSPSREQLMRLFEASKSIYYDELAVPNTSIEDIDLKYVERFIKKSFGCGIGDFGIRTDDLLKNMKILTPYERDMVTTIGGLLFFGKHPEYQFPYCKITIVRFYGNDIGETFDKKDIEGILIEQIERTERILKDYLRAETKIEGFKKEEPRFEIPIEALREAVINAIAHRNYQLPSQNRIFIFDNRIEIKSPGKLPNSVTIDNIKLGFPLHRNPLIVSLLAKEHRMTEIGTGIPRMIRLVKEQTGKEPDFEEREQEFIIRIWRPDSG
- a CDS encoding UPF0758 domain-containing protein; the encoded protein is MKEEYSIKVKDLPEEEKPREKLKKYGPNVLKNYELLSIILGKGTIKEDVFGIAKRVIDEYGSRAITTEADVEKVKKILEIGDVHACQVVACFELGRRFFSQTKEVYIRTPEDAFKYLSEMKKLALSHFGQKQP